A single Silvibacterium dinghuense DNA region contains:
- a CDS encoding TonB-dependent receptor, which yields MTRKLCFLLFLLVTCSAASAFGQANAVDAAVNGYVFDPSRNAIPHAHLTLTSMKTGISQNAESDGQGYYRFPLVPVGTYQLDTVADGFRHSTLQGIVLNVGQEARLDVPLELGATSQTVEVQAEANILDTGSSTVGTVLDQKEVENLPILSRQVYNFLLLSPGVIGMPTSTFSTTQFTFGGTERSQWNLDGLDDTQHGGNRQIRLIIVTPEAVAQTQTLANGYSAEFGRAAGGQINVVMKSGTNQFHGSAIGQWRATDIQAIPTLETEQPDRSWNDEAFTLGGPILKDRLFFFGQFENNPYTLPNAITITQANAEALGLPSDEIGTAPFGETYRTLVGKTDYKLGKRNSGYVRYARFTNHQPNTASGLAIVDRGARYTDHQNGGGAQLATILSDSMLNEFRVGVIQRDTEDTPVVSSSPAGDVLINISSVADIGFSDLTTTTTTERSTSVVDNLTWTHGRHTMKFGAEYDHELFANLSATAPTFTFSGLAAENGRGAVSALDQYLYTVAGDTDPATGNPYTYTNLTAYSGDPSIRMAFNFAYGFAQDEIRLRPNLNVNVGARYEVILFPTFDSLAPYPLSRSVPNDYSDIAPRFAFTWSPANNQKTVVHGAYGMFYDVPGLSTFYSAGQINGHRLLSYLVTGGTTGAPTFPNVPNLSGSGFEVKPSITAFAPNFHDAYQHQANLQVEQELPWNLHLTVGYMFAGLRHGLYYADTNLTPTGQHLADGRPTYEGTAKRPNTEFGAINLIHSGTSANFNGGFLTLNKRISNGLEFTVNYMYSHALNDNIGEGGSITDPSDLHRDYGNADADVRHNLVLQGLYQPTFKASPLHWMNQFELSTISYLNSGFPINVTAGTDLNNDGVVNDRPLFESRNSYRGRGFSQISMQVKRYFNIGEYVKASAYFGAENLFNSNNLSCNTTTGCTGAVVSTANSSDLFRETAAGTSRNAQVGFSVKF from the coding sequence GTGACACGCAAGCTCTGCTTCCTGCTGTTCTTGCTCGTGACCTGCTCCGCCGCGTCGGCCTTCGGCCAGGCCAATGCTGTCGATGCCGCTGTGAACGGCTACGTCTTTGATCCTTCACGCAATGCGATTCCCCATGCTCACCTGACCCTCACCAGCATGAAGACCGGGATCAGCCAGAATGCCGAGAGCGACGGTCAGGGATACTATCGCTTTCCGCTGGTTCCGGTGGGCACATACCAGCTGGATACGGTGGCAGATGGGTTCCGGCACAGCACGCTGCAGGGAATCGTGCTGAATGTCGGGCAGGAGGCGCGGCTCGATGTTCCGCTCGAGCTCGGTGCGACCAGTCAGACTGTGGAGGTGCAGGCCGAGGCGAATATTCTCGATACCGGAAGCTCGACCGTCGGTACGGTGCTCGATCAAAAAGAAGTTGAGAACCTGCCGATCCTCTCACGCCAGGTCTATAACTTCCTGCTGCTCTCGCCGGGTGTCATCGGCATGCCGACCAGCACCTTCTCGACCACGCAGTTCACCTTCGGCGGCACGGAACGTTCGCAGTGGAACCTGGACGGTCTTGACGATACCCAGCATGGTGGCAACCGGCAGATCCGCCTCATCATTGTGACGCCGGAGGCGGTCGCGCAGACGCAGACTCTGGCCAACGGCTACTCCGCAGAGTTTGGCCGTGCAGCCGGCGGTCAGATCAACGTAGTCATGAAGTCGGGAACGAACCAGTTCCATGGCTCGGCGATAGGCCAGTGGCGTGCCACCGACATCCAGGCGATTCCCACGCTTGAAACCGAGCAGCCGGATCGCAGCTGGAACGACGAGGCCTTCACGCTCGGCGGCCCGATTCTCAAGGACAGGCTCTTCTTCTTCGGGCAGTTCGAGAACAATCCCTATACACTGCCCAACGCGATCACCATTACTCAAGCCAATGCCGAGGCTCTGGGACTGCCCAGCGATGAAATCGGCACGGCTCCGTTCGGGGAGACCTACCGCACGCTGGTAGGCAAGACGGACTACAAGCTCGGCAAGCGGAACAGCGGCTATGTGCGTTATGCGCGCTTCACCAATCATCAGCCCAACACCGCCAGCGGGCTTGCTATTGTCGATCGCGGCGCGCGCTACACGGACCACCAGAACGGCGGTGGTGCGCAGCTGGCTACGATCCTTTCCGACAGCATGTTGAATGAGTTTCGCGTGGGCGTGATTCAACGCGACACCGAGGATACGCCTGTGGTCAGCAGCTCACCGGCCGGAGACGTACTGATCAATATCAGCAGCGTGGCCGACATCGGCTTCAGCGATCTGACGACGACCACCACCACCGAACGCAGCACCAGCGTGGTGGACAATCTGACCTGGACCCATGGCCGTCACACGATGAAGTTTGGCGCCGAGTACGACCATGAGCTGTTTGCGAATCTCTCGGCAACGGCTCCCACGTTCACCTTCAGCGGTCTTGCGGCAGAGAACGGACGCGGGGCGGTCAGCGCTCTCGATCAATATCTCTACACGGTCGCTGGTGATACCGATCCGGCCACGGGCAATCCTTATACCTATACCAACCTCACGGCTTATAGCGGTGACCCGAGCATCCGTATGGCATTTAATTTCGCCTATGGCTTTGCTCAGGATGAGATCCGTCTGCGGCCCAACCTGAATGTGAACGTCGGCGCGCGCTATGAGGTAATCCTGTTCCCAACCTTCGATTCGCTTGCTCCTTATCCGCTTTCACGCAGCGTACCGAACGACTACAGCGACATTGCGCCTCGCTTCGCCTTTACGTGGTCGCCAGCCAACAACCAGAAGACGGTCGTTCATGGTGCCTACGGCATGTTCTACGATGTGCCGGGACTTTCGACCTTCTATAGCGCAGGCCAGATCAACGGTCATCGCCTGCTCAGCTATCTCGTCACCGGGGGAACGACTGGGGCTCCGACTTTTCCCAATGTGCCGAACCTGAGCGGCAGCGGCTTTGAGGTCAAGCCCAGCATCACCGCCTTCGCTCCCAACTTTCACGATGCCTATCAGCACCAGGCCAATCTTCAGGTGGAGCAGGAACTGCCGTGGAACCTGCACCTGACCGTCGGCTATATGTTTGCCGGCCTGCGCCACGGTCTCTATTACGCGGATACGAACCTGACTCCCACCGGTCAGCATCTTGCCGATGGCCGGCCAACCTATGAGGGTACCGCGAAGCGCCCCAATACCGAGTTCGGCGCCATTAACCTGATTCACTCCGGTACGAGCGCTAACTTCAACGGCGGTTTTCTGACACTGAACAAGCGTATCTCGAACGGGCTTGAATTCACGGTCAACTACATGTACTCGCACGCGCTCAACGACAACATCGGCGAAGGCGGCAGCATCACCGATCCGTCGGACCTGCATCGCGACTATGGCAATGCGGACGCCGACGTGCGGCATAACCTGGTGCTGCAGGGACTCTATCAGCCAACCTTCAAGGCCTCGCCCCTGCACTGGATGAATCAGTTCGAGCTATCGACCATCTCGTATCTGAACTCCGGCTTTCCGATCAACGTCACCGCGGGCACTGACTTGAACAACGACGGTGTGGTCAACGACCGTCCTCTCTTTGAAAGCCGCAACAGCTATCGTGGCCGAGGCTTCTCGCAGATCAGTATGCAGGTGAAGCGCTACTTCAATATCGGTGAATACGTGAAGGCCTCCGCTTATTTCGGCGCCGAAAATCTGTTTAACTCCAATAACCTGAGCTGCAACACCACAACCGGTTGCACGGGGGCCGTCGTCAGTACAGCCAATTCGAGCGATCTCTTCCGCGAGACTGCAGCTGGAACCTCGCGTAACGCGCAGGTTGGTTTTAGCGTGAAATTCTGA
- a CDS encoding YdcF family protein codes for MHTSAFQQAVADWQTKSAGAGGLFFEPAMQLSLRLLLLNRRDEAARFEPIENSENRAALQGMAQVSWGKYPYSVIVVPGAGPEDYQTALSSAGRERVRLAAEAYRKGMAPFLLLSGGYVHPSQTHYAEAIEMKKVLEQEEHIPASSILVDPFARHTTTNLRNAVREIYRYGMPVTRPVLIVSDPLQTAYILAPFFSARCEKELGYVPYTSLKFISTTEVSFLPNLDSLEQDPIDPLDP; via the coding sequence ATGCACACCTCTGCATTCCAGCAGGCGGTTGCAGACTGGCAGACGAAATCTGCGGGTGCTGGAGGCCTGTTCTTCGAGCCAGCCATGCAGCTCTCTCTGCGCCTGTTACTGCTCAACCGTCGTGATGAGGCTGCGCGCTTTGAACCGATCGAGAACAGTGAGAATCGGGCTGCGTTGCAGGGTATGGCGCAGGTTTCATGGGGAAAATATCCCTATTCTGTGATTGTTGTTCCGGGAGCAGGCCCGGAGGACTACCAGACTGCGCTCTCAAGTGCAGGTCGCGAGCGGGTAAGACTCGCCGCGGAGGCATATCGCAAGGGCATGGCTCCCTTCCTTCTTCTGAGTGGCGGTTATGTTCATCCCTCGCAGACACACTATGCCGAGGCGATCGAGATGAAGAAGGTGCTGGAGCAGGAGGAGCATATTCCGGCATCCTCGATCCTGGTAGATCCTTTTGCCCGGCACACAACAACGAATCTTCGGAATGCAGTGCGAGAGATCTATCGGTACGGCATGCCGGTTACGCGGCCGGTTCTGATTGTCTCAGATCCATTGCAGACGGCATATATCCTGGCTCCGTTTTTCTCTGCACGATGTGAGAAAGAGCTCGGCTACGTCCCATACACTTCGCTTAAGTTCATCTCGACGACGGAAGTGTCGTTTCTGCCGAATCTTGACTCACTGGAACAGGATCCCATCGATCCTCTCGATCCATAA
- a CDS encoding glycoside hydrolase family 3 N-terminal domain-containing protein: protein MTLPEKVRQLDMYSSAREIMSMHTDDTHAALDAVFVPEKAQTLWGDLGVGAVHDLNPTPEQANAIQRWVISHNRLGIPALFIEEGLHGYDTGTVFPAPIGLAGTWDRDVARETGAAIASEARSHGVHMILGPVLDLARDPRWGRVEEDFGEDTYLTGQLGLAYVRGMQGDTLASDHTTIAEPKHFVGHGSPEGGQNTSPVHMGERELRTEMLAAFEPAFREGHAMSTMAAYHEIDGIPMTADPLVLKQILRGEWGFQGFVLSDLGAIRRLYEDHRVAPSPQAASCLAIRSGVDMQFYDFDHEVFQKALQDCVSSGSLPIKDLDRAVRGVLRVKFMLGLFDHPYVDPALMARTERAPAHLALSLRSARESMTLLKNENHLLPLAKTIQRIAVIGPNGNIARYGDYERETNGKRISILDGVKAEVPGASVTFDDGKDIASAVAAAKQADVVILGMGEWQGVEGEGFDRMNLDLPGNQEALLEAVAATGKPMVLILENGRPLTIGWAKQHIPVILEAWYPGEFGGQAIAETLFGDNNPAGHLTITFPKSTGQLPMYYSSDPSRVHKYVDDDGKPLFPFGWGLSYTTFHYDRLAAMPSKQGDNAEVHVTVDVTNDGSRDGDDVVQLYLRRDFSSVETPERELKGFLRVHLKAGETKTVSFELSPRDLQIWNAQQQWVVEPGSYTLWAGDSSLANLKATFILR from the coding sequence ATGACGCTTCCGGAAAAAGTTCGCCAACTCGACATGTACTCAAGTGCCCGAGAGATCATGAGCATGCATACCGATGACACCCACGCTGCACTGGATGCGGTATTTGTTCCCGAAAAGGCCCAGACGTTGTGGGGCGATCTCGGGGTCGGCGCTGTTCATGACCTGAATCCGACTCCGGAGCAGGCGAATGCGATCCAGAGGTGGGTGATCTCCCATAACCGGCTTGGAATCCCGGCCTTGTTCATTGAAGAAGGGCTGCATGGGTACGACACCGGGACGGTCTTTCCGGCGCCGATCGGGCTGGCAGGAACCTGGGATCGAGACGTTGCCCGCGAAACAGGCGCGGCCATTGCCTCCGAGGCACGTTCGCATGGAGTCCATATGATTCTCGGGCCGGTTCTGGATCTTGCACGCGATCCGCGCTGGGGCCGAGTCGAGGAAGACTTCGGTGAGGACACTTATCTAACAGGTCAGCTCGGCCTGGCCTATGTTCGCGGTATGCAGGGCGACACGCTTGCGAGCGACCACACAACGATTGCGGAGCCAAAGCATTTCGTCGGACACGGCTCTCCGGAAGGCGGACAGAATACCTCGCCCGTTCACATGGGCGAGCGTGAACTGCGCACCGAGATGCTTGCAGCCTTTGAGCCTGCATTTCGAGAAGGCCATGCGATGAGCACGATGGCCGCGTATCACGAAATCGACGGCATCCCCATGACTGCGGACCCGCTCGTGCTGAAGCAGATTCTTCGCGGTGAGTGGGGATTTCAAGGCTTTGTTCTATCCGATCTGGGAGCGATCCGCAGACTGTATGAGGACCATCGTGTCGCACCGTCGCCCCAGGCAGCCTCGTGCCTCGCCATCCGTTCCGGCGTGGACATGCAGTTCTACGATTTCGATCACGAGGTATTTCAAAAGGCATTGCAGGACTGCGTCAGCTCCGGCTCTCTGCCGATAAAAGATCTGGATCGCGCCGTTCGCGGTGTGCTGCGCGTGAAATTCATGCTGGGGCTGTTCGATCACCCCTATGTGGACCCAGCATTGATGGCGCGCACCGAACGCGCGCCTGCGCATCTTGCACTCTCGCTTCGATCTGCGCGCGAGTCCATGACGCTTCTGAAGAACGAGAACCATCTTCTTCCACTCGCAAAGACAATCCAGCGTATTGCCGTGATCGGTCCGAATGGAAACATCGCACGGTATGGAGACTACGAGCGCGAAACAAATGGCAAGCGGATAAGTATTCTCGACGGAGTCAAGGCTGAGGTGCCCGGAGCCTCTGTAACGTTCGATGACGGAAAAGATATTGCTTCCGCCGTTGCAGCGGCGAAGCAGGCTGACGTCGTAATCCTCGGAATGGGCGAATGGCAGGGAGTGGAGGGCGAAGGGTTCGACCGCATGAATCTCGATCTGCCGGGCAACCAGGAAGCATTGCTTGAGGCAGTCGCAGCAACGGGCAAGCCGATGGTGCTCATTCTGGAAAATGGAAGGCCATTAACTATCGGATGGGCAAAGCAGCACATACCAGTCATCCTGGAGGCATGGTATCCGGGAGAATTCGGCGGTCAGGCCATTGCGGAGACGCTCTTCGGCGACAACAATCCGGCGGGCCATCTTACGATCACGTTCCCCAAGAGCACAGGACAGCTGCCGATGTATTACAGCTCCGATCCATCTCGCGTGCATAAATACGTCGATGATGATGGCAAGCCCTTATTCCCGTTCGGCTGGGGTTTGAGCTACACCACATTCCACTACGACCGGCTTGCAGCAATGCCCTCAAAGCAAGGAGACAATGCTGAAGTACATGTAACCGTCGATGTCACAAATGATGGATCGAGAGATGGCGACGATGTGGTGCAGCTTTATCTGCGCCGTGACTTCAGCAGCGTCGAAACACCGGAGCGGGAATTAAAAGGATTCTTGCGCGTGCATCTCAAGGCCGGAGAGACGAAAACAGTTTCCTTCGAGCTATCACCACGCGATCTTCAAATCTGGAATGCTCAGCAGCAATGGGTGGTGGAACCAGGGAGCTATACCCTCTGGGCCGGCGACTCTTCTCTGGCTAACCTCAAAGCTACATTTATCCTTCGATAG
- the pstS gene encoding phosphate ABC transporter substrate-binding protein PstS yields MWRAVVAAFCVGLFPCVQAQTAEAIHAVHTIQIDSVGNGPGATAMRQRLIQRLKKSGSLEVVEKAPTADVTLRGTSSIWPTGVVSLNPRSNSSTVTNYQGYLSVEAVSRSGEVLWSYLVTPTRFHTTSITNDLADQIASRLLQAIHAGVVDPTSPAAEAMTGLHLRAAGATLPAPLYRKWFESSGISITYDAVGSEAGIQQLKDAKVDFAASDMPLREDASPAQLHLVQIPTVLGGVVPIYNLPDLHGSLRLTPEILVGIYAGTIRKWNDPRILEANHGAHLPNADIRVVHRSDGSGTTFVWTSYLSLSSPEWKNAVGSGTHVSWPVGTGATGSEGVTALVQNTPNSIGYVELIYAIQHQLNYAPVRNPAGRFIKADLVSITAAAMGAGISPGQGQILSILNASNKDAYPISTFTWLLIPTQGIEPQKKDAMTRLLSWMLTTGQKQCASLGYAPLPHDLAAQELEIIRALK; encoded by the coding sequence TTGTGGCGAGCTGTCGTCGCTGCTTTCTGCGTGGGCCTGTTCCCGTGTGTCCAGGCGCAGACAGCGGAGGCTATCCATGCTGTCCACACCATCCAGATCGATTCCGTGGGCAATGGGCCCGGCGCCACTGCGATGCGGCAGAGATTGATCCAGCGATTGAAAAAGAGCGGAAGCCTGGAGGTCGTCGAGAAAGCTCCGACCGCGGATGTTACCTTGCGCGGCACATCGAGCATCTGGCCGACGGGTGTCGTCTCCCTCAATCCACGTTCGAACAGCTCCACCGTAACGAATTATCAGGGGTATCTGTCGGTGGAGGCTGTCAGCAGGTCAGGTGAGGTCCTGTGGTCCTATCTTGTGACGCCTACCCGCTTTCATACCACCAGCATTACGAACGACCTTGCAGACCAGATCGCTTCGCGTCTGCTACAGGCGATTCATGCCGGTGTTGTGGATCCCACTTCTCCGGCTGCTGAAGCAATGACAGGGCTGCATTTGCGTGCTGCGGGAGCTACGCTTCCGGCGCCACTCTATCGGAAGTGGTTTGAATCCTCCGGCATCTCCATCACTTATGACGCAGTGGGTTCTGAAGCAGGAATTCAACAACTCAAGGATGCCAAGGTCGACTTCGCGGCATCCGATATGCCCTTGCGCGAGGATGCTTCTCCGGCGCAACTTCATCTTGTGCAGATTCCCACCGTGCTGGGAGGCGTGGTGCCGATTTACAACCTGCCTGATCTGCACGGCAGCCTCCGGCTGACACCGGAGATTCTTGTCGGCATCTATGCGGGTACGATTCGCAAGTGGAATGATCCACGGATTCTTGAAGCCAATCACGGGGCTCATCTTCCGAATGCGGATATCAGAGTGGTTCATCGCTCGGACGGGAGCGGCACGACCTTTGTCTGGACGAGCTACCTTTCGCTGAGCAGCCCTGAGTGGAAGAACGCGGTGGGGAGTGGGACTCATGTGAGCTGGCCGGTAGGCACAGGTGCGACTGGCAGTGAAGGTGTCACGGCGCTGGTTCAAAACACACCGAACTCCATTGGCTATGTCGAGTTGATCTATGCCATTCAGCATCAGTTGAATTACGCTCCCGTGCGCAATCCTGCCGGCCGTTTTATCAAGGCTGACCTTGTCAGCATTACCGCTGCTGCCATGGGTGCAGGCATATCTCCAGGCCAGGGGCAAATCCTTTCCATACTGAATGCCTCGAACAAGGATGCTTATCCGATCAGCACTTTTACCTGGTTGCTGATTCCGACGCAGGGCATAGAGCCGCAGAAGAAAGATGCAATGACTCGATTATTGTCGTGGATGCTGACAACGGGACAAAAGCAGTGTGCCTCCCTCGGATATGCACCCCTGCCGCATGATCTGGCAGCGCAGGAGCTAGAGATCATCCGGGCACTCAAGTAG
- a CDS encoding TonB-dependent receptor domain-containing protein, with translation MSLPDRPRPARCFSSRAPLAALLLIFAFGFFSSSSAFAQAVYGSIFGTVTDNTGAVVPGATVTITDTTKGTSVNVQTNPTGDYRVDHLIPDTYSVTVAASGFQTSAVPGVVVYADTAPKVNVKLEIGSATTTVQVTGAAPLLQTDRADVSTVLNTRAIEDLPNLGRNFTSFELLTPGTTYIGWSVGQSTNPQQSQQIEVNGQLPFATGYELDGTDNQDPIQGVAVINPNLDAVSEMKVTSQNYDAEFGKAVAGLVTAQTRSGSNDFHGSAFEFRRTDAQQARDPFTQIGSGSIPSFVHNQFGGSLGGRIFKDKLFFFGDYQGLREKTGTTILTTVPTALAHTSCTTGDCNLSDYLNTSLSGGSTYQVYDPETNTSGLTGRTAFTDNIIPASRLSTPAINLMKDMPLPNYGNGSIYDNYAGSGSGGFNTDQFDVRIDYQITPKFHTFGRYTRFNSNLDGDPVFGAAGGPGYGLSDFAGTDTALDQSVAAGGDYALSNSWLTDFRFGWFRLHINEEGPDYDQALGTALGIPGVNQGDLSLTGGLPQFQIGVPSNGSNGSSTVTYGTSAETYLQTESQFQGVNNWTHSVGNHNIKFGADIRYAMNHLVGVNNNNLLSGQFEFPGTVTSGTGSQGLGFATFMLGDVYSFYRTELQNTSAAERQKRMFFYAQDQWRATQTLTLSYGLRWELYFPESVAGKGQGGLLDLNTGDVRIAGYGGYNNSMNVNMEYAHLAPRLGVAWQVRPNTVVRAGYGRVYGMGWSGDTFGEVLTFSYPTAIVQNLNAPNSYYYNFNLTDGPPSYTFPSIPTNGNYVLPDGIEQPTRPLTMRIPTLDAWNFMVQQQLSATSSLQIGYIGSHGIHNMFDSSNQANPNQNTLAGFDCSNAPAGCNLPINPNTGVAYTYDERLPYYDGTAQSELGVKFGAPYGWTQSLRYNANQATTSYQALQVVYEKRFSQGFQLLSHYTWSHARANESDYFFMNSRADYGNSYYNRRNVFVTAGNWDLPFGKNKLVGSNVPGWVNQIIGGFVLNGTLTWEGGLPFTPYYSLCTEDQDVDGAGGTLCRPNKVGSQLGADMHIGSFDPVAHTVRYFPNYPTLATAGQVEGPYSRPNPGTFGNIERDSLWGPGLINTDLGLTKKFFLTEKLNMQLQAQAFNAFNHANLGQPNACVDCGSTTSGLINDIVASQDGTSMRRLQFSARFQF, from the coding sequence ACTGTCACCATCACCGATACCACCAAGGGCACCTCGGTAAATGTGCAGACGAATCCCACCGGCGACTACCGCGTGGACCACCTCATTCCGGACACCTACAGCGTGACTGTCGCCGCTTCCGGCTTCCAGACCAGCGCGGTACCGGGCGTGGTGGTGTATGCCGACACCGCCCCCAAGGTGAACGTGAAGCTCGAGATCGGCTCGGCTACGACGACCGTCCAGGTGACCGGGGCCGCTCCGCTGCTCCAGACCGACCGCGCCGACGTCAGCACCGTCCTGAATACGCGCGCCATCGAAGATCTCCCCAACCTGGGCCGCAACTTCACCTCGTTTGAGCTGCTGACCCCGGGCACTACCTATATCGGGTGGAGCGTCGGCCAGTCGACCAACCCGCAGCAGAGCCAGCAGATCGAGGTCAACGGCCAGCTGCCCTTCGCCACCGGCTATGAGTTGGACGGCACGGACAACCAGGACCCCATCCAGGGCGTGGCAGTCATCAACCCGAACCTCGATGCCGTTTCGGAAATGAAGGTCACCTCGCAGAACTATGACGCCGAGTTCGGCAAGGCGGTCGCCGGCCTGGTCACGGCGCAGACCCGTTCGGGCAGCAACGACTTCCACGGTTCAGCCTTCGAATTCCGCCGCACCGATGCACAGCAGGCGCGTGACCCGTTCACCCAGATCGGCTCCGGTTCCATCCCATCCTTCGTCCACAACCAGTTCGGCGGCTCCCTCGGCGGACGCATCTTCAAGGACAAGCTCTTCTTCTTTGGCGACTACCAGGGCCTGCGCGAGAAGACCGGCACCACGATCCTGACCACCGTACCCACAGCACTCGCACACACCAGCTGCACCACCGGCGACTGCAACCTGAGCGATTACCTCAATACCTCGCTCAGCGGCGGATCTACCTATCAGGTCTATGATCCCGAGACGAACACATCCGGCCTGACCGGTCGTACGGCCTTTACCGACAACATCATTCCGGCGAGCCGTCTCTCCACCCCGGCGATCAACCTCATGAAAGACATGCCGCTCCCGAACTATGGCAACGGCAGCATCTATGACAACTATGCCGGTTCGGGCTCGGGCGGCTTCAACACCGACCAGTTCGACGTCCGCATCGACTACCAGATCACTCCGAAGTTCCACACCTTCGGCCGTTATACCCGTTTCAACTCGAACCTCGATGGCGATCCGGTCTTTGGCGCAGCAGGTGGTCCGGGCTACGGACTGAGCGACTTCGCCGGAACCGACACTGCACTCGATCAGAGCGTGGCCGCCGGAGGCGACTATGCCCTCTCCAATAGCTGGCTTACGGACTTCCGCTTCGGCTGGTTCCGTCTGCACATCAATGAGGAAGGCCCGGACTACGACCAGGCTCTCGGCACCGCTCTGGGCATCCCGGGTGTAAACCAGGGCGACCTCTCGCTTACCGGCGGGCTGCCGCAATTCCAGATCGGCGTGCCGTCGAACGGCTCCAACGGCAGCTCGACCGTCACCTATGGCACCTCGGCGGAGACCTACCTCCAGACCGAGAGCCAATTCCAGGGCGTGAATAACTGGACCCACTCGGTGGGCAACCACAACATCAAGTTCGGCGCCGATATTCGCTATGCCATGAACCACCTGGTCGGCGTCAACAACAACAACCTGCTCTCCGGCCAATTCGAATTTCCGGGAACGGTCACCTCCGGTACCGGCAGCCAGGGCCTCGGCTTTGCCACCTTCATGCTGGGCGATGTCTACAGCTTCTATCGTACGGAGCTGCAGAACACCAGCGCTGCCGAACGCCAGAAGCGCATGTTCTTCTATGCGCAGGACCAGTGGCGCGCCACCCAGACTCTTACTCTTAGCTATGGACTCCGCTGGGAGCTCTACTTCCCCGAGTCGGTTGCCGGCAAGGGCCAGGGCGGCCTGCTTGACCTGAATACGGGCGATGTCCGCATTGCGGGCTACGGCGGCTACAACAACTCCATGAACGTGAACATGGAGTATGCACACTTGGCTCCGCGCCTCGGCGTGGCCTGGCAGGTACGCCCCAATACGGTCGTCCGCGCCGGATACGGCCGTGTTTACGGCATGGGCTGGTCGGGTGACACCTTCGGTGAGGTGCTGACCTTCTCCTATCCAACGGCAATCGTCCAGAACCTCAACGCCCCGAATTCCTATTACTACAACTTCAACCTGACCGACGGTCCTCCGTCGTATACCTTCCCATCAATCCCGACGAATGGCAATTATGTACTGCCGGATGGCATCGAACAGCCAACGCGTCCGCTGACCATGCGTATCCCCACGCTGGATGCCTGGAACTTCATGGTCCAACAGCAGCTCAGTGCAACCTCGTCATTGCAGATTGGCTATATCGGCAGCCATGGCATCCACAACATGTTCGACTCGTCGAACCAGGCAAACCCGAACCAGAACACACTGGCCGGTTTCGATTGCAGCAATGCTCCCGCAGGCTGCAACCTGCCGATCAATCCCAACACCGGTGTGGCATACACCTACGACGAACGGCTGCCCTACTATGACGGCACGGCACAGTCCGAACTCGGTGTGAAATTCGGTGCGCCTTACGGCTGGACGCAGTCGCTGCGCTATAACGCCAACCAGGCCACCACCAGCTACCAGGCCCTGCAGGTGGTTTATGAGAAGCGCTTCTCGCAGGGCTTCCAGCTGCTCTCTCACTACACCTGGTCGCACGCCCGCGCCAACGAGTCGGATTACTTCTTCATGAACTCGCGCGCTGACTACGGCAACAGCTACTACAACCGCCGCAACGTCTTCGTCACCGCCGGCAACTGGGATCTGCCCTTTGGCAAAAACAAGCTGGTGGGCAGCAACGTCCCCGGCTGGGTAAACCAGATCATCGGCGGCTTCGTCCTCAACGGCACGCTCACCTGGGAAGGCGGCCTGCCCTTCACTCCGTACTACAGCCTGTGCACCGAAGATCAGGACGTAGACGGCGCTGGCGGAACGCTCTGCCGCCCGAACAAGGTTGGCTCACAGCTGGGTGCCGACATGCACATCGGCTCATTTGATCCGGTAGCTCATACCGTCCGTTACTTCCCCAACTACCCCACGCTGGCGACCGCCGGCCAGGTGGAAGGTCCTTACAGCCGTCCTAATCCGGGCACCTTTGGCAACATCGAGCGTGACTCGCTCTGGGGTCCTGGCCTCATCAACACCGATCTTGGCCTGACGAAGAAGTTCTTCCTCACCGAGAAGCTGAATATGCAGCTTCAGGCGCAGGCCTTCAACGCCTTCAACCATGCCAATCTCGGCCAGCCCAACGCCTGCGTCGACTGCGGCTCGACCACCTCTGGCCTCATCAACGACATCGTCGCCTCGCAGGATGGAACCTCGATGCGGCGCCTGCAATTCTCTGCACGCTTCCAGTTCTAA